One region of Thalassophryne amazonica chromosome 16, fThaAma1.1, whole genome shotgun sequence genomic DNA includes:
- the gpr146 gene encoding probable G-protein coupled receptor 146 encodes MWSCMVYNETDTSMDHQLCQDFGLILSVFSIIYLMVCFPVGLCYNALLVVVNLSNKVSMTMPDVYFINMAIAGLVLNLVAPVELLGSSFTRWPLWEYNNEVYITLLILFNISSLVIMYSTTLLSLDYYIERALPRTYMSSVYNTKHVCGFIWGGAVLTSFSSLLFYVCNHISTKIIECSKMQNKEAADAIMMFIGYVVPAVAVLYAFVLILRIRKESTPLDQDSARLDPCIHRLLLASVCLQFVLWTPYYMTLLVHTVAGIPGNHSNRHRFTTYYFLRCLSELLAFLSSFAMPLMYRQMNKNFSSKLQRLLKRLPCRDQSCSHEHSAVQQVVT; translated from the coding sequence ATGTGGAGCTGCATGGTTTACAATGAGacggacaccagcatggaccacCAGCTCTGCCAGGACTTTGGCCTCATCCTGTCTGTCTTCTCAATCATCTACCTCATGGTGTGCTTCCCCGTGGGGTTGTGCTACAATGCTCTGCTGGTCGTGGTTAATCTTTCCAATAAAGTGTCCATGACGATGCCCGATGTTTATTTCATCAACATGGCCATTGCCGGCCTTGTGCTGAACCTGGTGGCACCCGTGGAGCTGCTGGGCTCGAGCTTCACCCGCTGGCCCCTGTGGGAGTACAACAATGAGGTCTACATCACCCTGCTCATCCTTTTCAACATCTCCTCCCTGGTCATCATGTATTCCACCACCCTGCTCAGTCTGGACTACTACATAGAGCGGGCGTTGCCTCGCACATACATGTCCAGTGTGTATAACACCAAACATGTGTGTGGCTTCAtctggggtggagcagtgctcactagcTTCTCCTCGCTGCTCTTCTACGTGTGTAATCACATCTCTACTAAAATAATTGAGTGTTCCAAGATGCAGAACAAGGAGGCAGCAGACGCCATCATGATGTTCATCGGTTACGTGGTTCCAGCTGTGGCTGTCCTTTATGCATTTGTGCTCATTTTACGGATTAGGAAAGAGTCCACACCTCTGGATCAGGACTCTGCTCGTTTGGACCCTTGTATCCACAGACTGCTGCTAGCTTCAGTCTGTTTACAGTTTGTACTGTGGACCCCATATTACATGACCTTGTTAGTGCACACCGTAGCCGGCATACCAGGGAACCATAGCAACAGGCATCGCTTTACTACCTATTACTTCTTGAGATGTTTGTCTGAACTTCTGGCATTCTTGAGCAGTTTTGCAATGCCTCTCATGTACAGACAGATGAACAAGAACTTCTCTAGCAAACTTCAGCGGCTGCTCAAGAGGCTTCCCTGCAGAGACCAGTCGTGCTCTCACGAACACTCAGCAGTGCAGCAAGTGGTGACGTGA